A window of the Bacillus andreraoultii genome harbors these coding sequences:
- a CDS encoding ISLre2 family transposase, giving the protein MDKIISRIYGLIKETNNLIEFEEQLQILMYETFASLVGDVFTNINQVIKENKQTENWTVERNDEKTIQFIFGSVRFKRTLMHDVNGNPHYPLDEWLGFIKHQRYSPLVEVKVAELASENTYRESARILKEWSAVNVSHTTVGNIVKKVGEAQAKADQEMVDELEESASLPEGKKVDFLYAEADGVFVRGTERKKQMEVCHGIIYEGWNKNGKRVSLRNQKVIMTTQPTNTFWKEFQAFSANEYSIENTHVITNSDGGRGYTAEKFQEAFSQSKHQVLNQLDSYHIGEALNRALGWKKNKFKGSIQQALSDHDKKAFSLYLDTFESMLTDEKEIKKVNDFRGYILNNWDRIFDWRDKVKSHPKDARGLGGMESNQRRISFRMKKRGMHWSKEGAEAMVKVKQGIINGTLRDVYLKAQGRSERKHREVKRTIRMSQVLRQPTQPSIGVKNGSISLYVAHSTATGKLLKCFR; this is encoded by the coding sequence ATGGATAAAATTATATCAAGAATTTATGGATTAATAAAGGAAACAAATAATTTAATTGAATTCGAGGAACAACTTCAAATCTTGATGTATGAAACATTCGCATCATTAGTTGGGGATGTTTTTACTAATATTAATCAAGTAATCAAAGAAAATAAGCAAACGGAAAATTGGACAGTTGAAAGAAACGATGAGAAGACAATCCAATTTATTTTCGGATCTGTTCGCTTTAAGAGGACGCTTATGCATGATGTTAATGGAAATCCACACTATCCCTTAGATGAGTGGCTAGGGTTCATAAAACATCAAAGGTATAGCCCTCTGGTGGAAGTAAAGGTAGCTGAATTAGCAAGTGAAAATACATACCGTGAATCTGCACGTATTTTAAAAGAATGGTCGGCTGTAAATGTTAGCCATACAACAGTCGGTAATATTGTGAAAAAGGTTGGAGAGGCCCAAGCAAAGGCTGACCAAGAAATGGTGGATGAACTTGAAGAATCGGCATCGTTGCCAGAAGGAAAGAAAGTTGATTTTTTATATGCAGAAGCTGATGGTGTATTTGTTCGGGGGACAGAAAGAAAAAAACAGATGGAAGTTTGCCACGGGATTATTTATGAGGGATGGAATAAAAATGGCAAGCGCGTCTCTTTGAGAAACCAAAAGGTAATTATGACAACCCAGCCAACAAACACGTTTTGGAAGGAATTTCAGGCCTTTTCTGCCAATGAATATTCGATAGAAAATACACATGTAATTACGAATAGTGACGGGGGCAGAGGATATACAGCTGAGAAGTTCCAAGAGGCTTTTTCACAGTCGAAACACCAAGTATTAAATCAATTAGACTCGTATCACATAGGTGAAGCCTTAAACCGAGCTTTAGGCTGGAAAAAGAATAAATTCAAGGGGTCTATTCAACAAGCTTTATCAGACCATGATAAAAAGGCCTTTTCATTATATTTGGATACATTTGAAAGTATGCTAACCGACGAAAAAGAGATAAAAAAAGTAAATGATTTTCGAGGTTATATTTTGAATAATTGGGATCGGATTTTTGATTGGCGAGATAAAGTGAAAAGTCATCCAAAAGATGCGCGTGGGTTAGGTGGAATGGAGTCGAATCAACGCCGTATTTCTTTCAGGATGAAGAAAAGAGGTATGCATTGGAGTAAAGAAGGTGCGGAGGCCATGGTAAAAGTAAAACAAGGGATAATCAACGGAACTTTGCGAGACGTATATTTAAAGGCACAAGGACGAAGTGAAAGAAAGCATCGTGAAGTGAAAAGAACCATTCGTATGTCTCAAGTATTACGCCAGCCTACACAACCTTCTATCGGTGTAAAAAACGGTAGTATAAGCTTGTACGTCGCCCACTCAACAGCGACAGGGAAATTATTAAAATGTTTTCGGTAA
- a CDS encoding UPF0236 family transposase-like protein codes for MYIYETFALLVGKVLDQLDEAIKVKKQKEGWMVERTDWKTIPFTFGAVRFSRTLMHNQNGKPHYPFDELLCIKKDQRYNSFVGVKVAELANKSDYREVPECWKRYALYKRHTEKILTHTNIG; via the coding sequence ATATATATCTACGAGACGTTTGCTTTATTAGTGGGAAAAGTACTGGACCAATTAGATGAAGCAATAAAAGTAAAGAAGCAAAAGGAAGGTTGGATGGTTGAAAGGACCGATTGGAAAACCATTCCGTTTACGTTTGGGGCTGTCCGTTTCAGCCGTACCCTCATGCATAATCAAAACGGGAAACCCCATTATCCCTTTGATGAGTTGCTTTGCATCAAGAAAGATCAAAGGTACAACTCATTCGTCGGAGTGAAGGTGGCAGAACTGGCCAACAAAAGTGATTATCGTGAAGTGCCCGAATGCTGGAAGAGGTATGCACTGTATAAAAGACATACCGAGAAAATCTTGACACATACGAATATCGGTTAA
- a CDS encoding DUF771 domain-containing protein, whose product MIRILFCLHNPSSISKHLDLDHGGLVFYPKSSGQSWSFHAQKWWNFRKKLQKNIFRRK is encoded by the coding sequence GTGATACGAATACTATTTTGTTTGCATAACCCGTCCTCAATCTCCAAGCATCTCGACTTAGATCATGGTGGATTGGTCTTCTATCCTAAATCAAGCGGTCAGTCGTGGTCATTCCATGCTCAAAAATGGTGGAATTTCCGGAAAAAACTCCAAAAAAATATTTTCAGAAGGAAATAA
- a CDS encoding IS1634 family transposase: protein MYIRRVTRKNKDGSRVSYIQLAHNVWDPKAKYAKAKVIYSFGREDDLDMAVLERLAQSINRFLTPEEALKSKQKIRDTAEFLFRSVKQLGGIWLFDQLWKKLGMDTILEEIFKERKHEINLERAIFAMVANRALAPSSKLGMEEWISEDVYLPGLPSVHCHQLYRAMDKLLDAQSLLEDRVFDNVSNLFNLEVDLLYFDTTSSYFEVAPDETPEDDDFRLQGYSKDKRPDLVQTVIGLAVTREGIPIKVWSWPGNTMDMNVIEEVKKDLMGWRLGRIIHVMDRGFSSEENLRILQRGAGHYIIGERMRAGKKDVEAALSKRGRFHAIRENLLVKESIVGDGEARKRYVIAYNPEEAERDRRQRKEIICAVEEQLENLKQLPNEAHHKRACALRAHKVYGKYIRQLKDGTLKLNKQAIRDEEKYDGKYLIRTSDDTLSLEDIALGYKQLLQVESAFRTLKSTLNIRPMYHRLERRIRAHIIINWLALLLVRLIENETGSSWNSVRREVQRLQVGHFTTKDGDLYRTTTPTAKQKEIFNKVGVNLPPEILEIKPKS from the coding sequence ATGTATATTAGAAGAGTGACTCGCAAAAACAAAGATGGATCAAGAGTTTCGTACATTCAGCTCGCTCATAACGTGTGGGATCCGAAGGCCAAATATGCGAAAGCGAAGGTGATCTATTCATTCGGTCGTGAAGATGATCTCGATATGGCCGTACTCGAACGACTGGCCCAAAGTATCAATCGATTCCTCACACCCGAAGAGGCACTGAAGTCGAAACAAAAAATTAGAGATACAGCTGAATTTTTATTCCGGTCTGTCAAGCAACTGGGTGGCATTTGGCTATTTGATCAACTTTGGAAAAAATTAGGGATGGATACGATTCTCGAAGAGATTTTTAAAGAGCGCAAGCACGAAATCAATTTAGAACGTGCCATTTTTGCAATGGTCGCAAACCGTGCGCTTGCCCCTTCCAGTAAATTAGGAATGGAAGAATGGATATCCGAAGATGTCTATCTCCCTGGGCTTCCAAGTGTTCATTGCCATCAGCTTTACCGTGCCATGGACAAGTTATTGGATGCCCAAAGCTTGTTGGAAGATCGTGTATTTGACAATGTTTCCAACCTGTTCAATCTAGAAGTTGATCTTCTCTATTTCGATACGACATCCAGTTACTTTGAAGTCGCTCCCGACGAAACCCCGGAAGATGACGATTTTCGGCTTCAAGGATACTCGAAAGATAAACGTCCGGACCTCGTACAAACGGTGATTGGACTAGCGGTTACACGTGAAGGCATTCCCATTAAAGTGTGGTCTTGGCCGGGAAACACGATGGATATGAATGTGATTGAGGAAGTGAAGAAAGATTTGATGGGTTGGCGCCTTGGGCGCATAATCCATGTGATGGATCGTGGTTTTTCCTCCGAAGAAAATCTACGCATCCTACAACGTGGTGCCGGACATTATATTATTGGCGAACGGATGCGGGCAGGCAAAAAGGATGTGGAAGCTGCACTTAGTAAACGTGGACGGTTCCATGCCATTCGTGAAAACCTCTTAGTAAAAGAATCGATTGTTGGAGATGGCGAAGCCAGAAAGCGCTATGTGATCGCCTATAATCCGGAAGAAGCCGAACGTGACCGCCGTCAAAGAAAGGAAATCATCTGTGCCGTTGAGGAGCAGCTTGAAAATTTGAAACAATTACCGAATGAAGCCCACCACAAACGGGCATGTGCTTTACGGGCGCATAAAGTGTACGGGAAATATATCCGCCAATTGAAAGATGGTACCTTGAAACTGAATAAGCAAGCCATACGGGATGAAGAGAAATACGATGGCAAATACTTAATCCGGACATCCGACGATACGTTATCCCTTGAGGATATTGCGTTAGGGTATAAGCAGTTACTTCAAGTCGAAAGCGCTTTTCGAACGTTAAAGTCCACATTAAACATACGGCCGATGTACCATCGGCTAGAGAGACGAATTCGAGCTCATATCATCATTAATTGGCTGGCACTTTTACTTGTCAGGTTGATTGAAAATGAAACCGGCTCGAGTTGGAATTCCGTGCGTCGTGAGGTCCAAAGGCTTCAAGTGGGTCATTTCACCACGAAGGATGGAGATCTATATCGTACGACGACACCAACCGCCAAACAGAAAGAGATTTTCAATAAAGTAGGCGTGAATCTGCCTCCTGAAATTTTAGAAATCAAACCGAAAAGCTAG